In the genome of Bradyrhizobium sp. CIAT3101, one region contains:
- a CDS encoding LuxR family transcriptional regulator: protein MSPITMHRINQRYIDLLFSAEHADAFAEAMAVTASELDLSCFAYLAVPRRASKKALVISTYPNNWVAHYVRSHYERLDPIINRSLESTDPFQWGLDVPSRPISPAQRKFFDEASEFGIRLGFTVPIHDEDGAVAALTFAADQRRPQFEKCIDQNAHVLQLMARCFHWHVRRKLLHELTIDGIRLSPREVECLDWAAKGKSVWETGRILGISHNTVAYYLRSARDKLGVPKVVQAVMRVAAAKREGQD, encoded by the coding sequence TTGTCGCCCATCACCATGCATCGCATAAATCAAAGATACATTGATCTTCTTTTCAGCGCCGAACACGCGGATGCCTTCGCAGAGGCGATGGCGGTCACCGCGAGCGAGCTTGACCTGTCTTGTTTTGCATATCTTGCAGTACCGCGACGGGCCAGCAAAAAGGCCTTGGTCATATCGACGTATCCGAACAACTGGGTCGCACATTATGTGCGCAGTCACTACGAACGCCTGGATCCGATTATTAACCGTTCGTTAGAGAGCACTGACCCATTTCAATGGGGTTTAGACGTACCTTCGAGACCAATCTCCCCGGCGCAAAGAAAATTTTTCGACGAAGCCAGCGAATTCGGAATTCGGCTAGGTTTCACAGTCCCAATTCACGATGAAGACGGGGCGGTTGCTGCCCTGACCTTTGCCGCCGACCAACGTCGTCCACAATTCGAAAAGTGCATCGATCAGAATGCCCATGTCCTTCAACTGATGGCGAGATGCTTCCATTGGCATGTGCGCCGCAAGCTCTTGCATGAACTGACGATCGACGGAATCCGGCTATCTCCCCGAGAAGTCGAATGTCTGGATTGGGCGGCAAAGGGTAAAAGCGTTTGGGAAACTGGGCGGATCCTCGGCATATCCCACAATACCGTGGCCTACTACTTAAGGAGCGCAAGAGACAAGCTCGGAGTTCCTAAAGTCGTTCAGGCCGTCATGCGAGTGGCCGCTGCCAAACGAGAGGGGCAAGATTAA
- a CDS encoding LysR family transcriptional regulator: MTALFLSNLFVRFLISEAAMVRHKSFVDLRAGIRRLKLDLGQLQLAIAAAEFGSFRRAADALTITQSTLSRSIQLLEHSIGIIIFERSRAGVTATPAGLDFLRTARSILEQMDRLVARVKLADRDECGRLVIGFSTSLTAGHLRATLLEYSARFPLVKLGIVERSRSQLATALRNGMVDLYVAAGDSFHINSAISRLWSERVFVALPHDHPLALQDGVLWTDLSNQVVLISQYDSRRELQAFLNAGLIASTAGPRIEHRDVSRAEMQNLVSMGLGITLVLESDVGSNSSGLVYRELRDSMGPSRVGFFAVWRHDNESPALANFLNLLTERYPSSSLA, from the coding sequence GTGACGGCTTTATTCCTGAGCAACTTATTTGTTCGATTTCTGATTTCTGAGGCTGCAATGGTGCGACACAAGAGCTTCGTCGATCTGAGAGCCGGAATTCGGCGGCTTAAGTTAGACCTCGGTCAACTTCAGCTAGCAATTGCTGCGGCGGAATTTGGAAGCTTTCGCCGAGCTGCCGATGCTCTTACCATCACACAATCGACGCTCAGTCGCTCTATTCAGCTACTGGAACATTCAATCGGAATAATCATCTTCGAGCGATCGCGTGCCGGCGTCACAGCCACGCCAGCTGGACTTGATTTCCTTCGAACGGCGCGCTCAATTCTTGAACAGATGGACAGGCTCGTCGCGAGGGTGAAGCTTGCCGACAGAGACGAATGCGGGCGCTTGGTTATCGGATTCTCCACCTCACTTACCGCCGGTCATCTACGTGCGACACTGCTCGAATACAGTGCGCGATTTCCGCTGGTGAAGCTTGGAATCGTCGAACGATCGAGAAGCCAATTAGCAACCGCGCTCCGCAACGGCATGGTTGACCTCTATGTTGCAGCAGGAGACTCATTCCATATCAACAGCGCAATCAGTCGTCTCTGGAGCGAGCGGGTCTTTGTTGCTCTTCCTCACGATCATCCCCTGGCTCTGCAGGATGGCGTCTTATGGACCGATCTGAGCAACCAAGTCGTTTTGATTAGCCAATATGATTCGAGGCGCGAGCTCCAAGCGTTCCTGAATGCAGGTCTCATCGCCTCGACGGCGGGCCCGCGGATCGAGCATCGCGATGTCAGTCGCGCAGAAATGCAGAATCTCGTTAGCATGGGGCTCGGCATCACCCTCGTGCTGGAATCCGACGTGGGCTCCAATTCTTCTGGCTTGGTCTACCGGGAATTACGCGACAGCATGGGACCAAGCCGCGTCGGCTTTTTCGCGGTCTGGCGCCATGACAACGAAAGTCCAGCTCTGGCCAATTTCCTCAACTTGCTGACAGAACGCTACCCTTCGTCATCTCTGGCGTGA
- the trbG gene encoding P-type conjugative transfer protein TrbG — protein MPQILAPSSRKLRQSAVSALLMSLCMLGGCTTLKPPKISYDDDIAPPPDLPALADDRPKPLHVPPVWTPGRGGKKLEAKEPIERIESANDAARVEPRKDGYFNAVQVFPYSPGALYQIYAAPGQITDIALEPGEQLIGSGPVAAGDTVRWVVGDTESGSSDERRVHIMVKPTRPAITTNLVVNTDRRTYLIELRSREKPYMPSVAWFYPKARTAPGQAVAATPYIPDPAERRHRYTISGDSPPWRPVNVYDDGRKVYVEFSAGITQGEMPPLFVIGPDGKTEIVNYRVYGNILIVDRLFAAAELRLGGDGQQKVRIARSDGRSM, from the coding sequence ATGCCTCAGATACTCGCGCCGAGCTCCCGGAAACTCCGACAAAGCGCCGTGTCCGCACTCCTGATGAGCCTATGTATGCTCGGTGGCTGCACCACCTTAAAGCCGCCTAAGATCAGCTATGATGACGACATCGCGCCCCCTCCCGATCTGCCGGCATTGGCCGATGACCGTCCAAAACCGCTCCACGTTCCACCCGTGTGGACGCCGGGACGCGGCGGCAAGAAGCTTGAGGCAAAGGAGCCGATCGAGCGGATTGAGAGCGCAAATGACGCTGCGCGCGTCGAACCTCGTAAGGACGGGTATTTCAACGCGGTGCAGGTGTTTCCCTATAGCCCCGGGGCGCTTTACCAGATCTACGCAGCGCCGGGACAGATCACCGATATCGCGCTTGAGCCGGGGGAGCAGCTGATCGGCTCAGGTCCGGTCGCTGCCGGCGACACCGTGCGCTGGGTGGTGGGCGATACCGAGAGCGGCAGCAGTGATGAGCGTCGCGTTCACATCATGGTCAAGCCAACGCGTCCTGCGATTACGACCAATCTCGTCGTCAACACCGACCGCAGGACCTATCTGATTGAGCTTCGCTCCCGAGAAAAGCCCTACATGCCCTCGGTTGCCTGGTTCTATCCGAAAGCCCGTACCGCTCCTGGTCAAGCGGTGGCTGCGACGCCGTACATTCCGGATCCGGCCGAGCGGCGCCATCGTTATACGATTTCAGGAGACAGCCCGCCGTGGCGGCCGGTCAACGTGTATGACGACGGACGCAAGGTCTACGTCGAATTCTCGGCAGGCATTACTCAGGGCGAGATGCCGCCGTTGTTTGTCATTGGACCGGACGGCAAGACCGAGATCGTCAACTACCGCGTCTACGGCAATATCCTCATCGTCGATCGGCTGTTTGCGGCCGCCGAATTGCGGCTCGGCGGTGATGGCCAGCAGAAAGTGCGTATCGCAAGAAGCGATGGGAGGTCGATGTGA
- a CDS encoding substrate-binding protein: protein MTSRQLTRRRFLGNVAFASAATAIGPGSWVIRPDWANAAEGPIRVGVATDLTGSLGFAGNTDANVARMIVKDINDTGGLLGRPIELLIEDTASDEAVAVGNVRKLIQRDKVNLVLGGISSSMRNAIKDVIITRGKTLYIYPEGYEGKECTPYLFCTGPVPAQNCDQFIPWLITNGGKRFALPGSNYVWPQTINAYARKVIESSGGEVVFEEYYPLDQIDFSSTVSRVISNKIDVVFNTIVPPGVSPFFKQLYQAGFSKNGGRLGCVYYDENTLEMNEAHEIEGLASSLDYYKVLTAEDPVSAKIQSAYDLQFPAKFRFSAGSAATGTYRGLKLWEAAVKEAGTIDRDAVVAALDHAKIAEGPGGPAEMVPRKRHCRMNMYIGVAKGGQYEIVARSAGLVDPKEC from the coding sequence ATGACTAGCCGGCAGCTCACCCGCCGCCGTTTCCTTGGTAATGTCGCCTTCGCCTCCGCTGCCACTGCGATCGGACCGGGCAGCTGGGTGATCCGTCCGGATTGGGCCAACGCCGCGGAAGGCCCGATCAGGGTTGGTGTCGCCACAGATCTTACGGGGTCACTCGGGTTTGCCGGCAACACCGACGCCAATGTCGCTCGCATGATTGTCAAGGACATCAATGATACGGGCGGTCTGCTGGGGCGTCCGATCGAACTCTTGATCGAGGATACTGCCTCCGACGAGGCCGTTGCCGTCGGGAACGTCCGCAAGCTGATCCAGCGCGACAAGGTCAACCTAGTGCTCGGAGGCATTTCAAGCTCGATGCGTAATGCCATCAAGGACGTCATCATTACTCGTGGCAAGACCCTCTATATCTATCCGGAAGGCTACGAGGGCAAAGAGTGCACACCTTATCTGTTCTGCACCGGCCCTGTGCCCGCGCAGAACTGCGACCAATTCATTCCCTGGTTGATCACAAATGGCGGCAAGCGGTTCGCGCTGCCAGGCTCCAACTATGTCTGGCCGCAAACGATCAATGCCTATGCCCGCAAGGTGATCGAGAGCAGCGGCGGTGAAGTCGTCTTCGAGGAATACTATCCGCTCGACCAGATCGACTTTTCCTCCACCGTGAGCCGCGTCATTTCCAATAAGATCGACGTGGTATTTAACACCATTGTCCCGCCGGGCGTCAGCCCGTTCTTCAAGCAGCTCTATCAAGCTGGATTCTCCAAAAATGGCGGACGGCTGGGCTGCGTCTACTATGACGAGAACACGCTCGAAATGAACGAGGCCCACGAGATCGAAGGACTTGCGAGCAGCCTTGACTACTACAAGGTCCTCACAGCGGAAGATCCTGTCAGCGCCAAGATCCAGTCCGCTTACGACTTGCAGTTTCCCGCCAAGTTCCGCTTCTCAGCAGGAAGCGCAGCCACCGGTACTTATCGAGGACTGAAGCTGTGGGAAGCTGCAGTAAAGGAAGCCGGCACGATTGACCGCGATGCGGTGGTTGCTGCCCTTGATCACGCCAAGATCGCGGAAGGACCGGGTGGGCCGGCAGAGATGGTGCCGCGTAAGCGCCACTGTAGGATGAACATGTACATTGGTGTGGCGAAGGGCGGCCAATACGAGATCGTGGCCCGTAGCGCAGGTCTCGTCGACCCGAAGGAGTGCTGA
- a CDS encoding ABC transporter ATP-binding protein: MPLLEAAGISKVFGKLTALDSAALTVGENEFHGLIGPNGSGKSTLMKCLAGAEVPTHGKVTFINTDVTAFTPTERARAGMSLKFQITSVLPTLTLYDNILLAMQAQSSVLDLVFSRSRGRLHDHVMTMLAQFRLAHRAFDAAAALSHGQQQWLEIAMALAGRPRLLLLDEPTGGMSLEERRATGELLQPIKQHCSLVIVEHDLDFIRDICDRLTVLDQGKVLASGTVAQIQANRSVQEIYLHRA, from the coding sequence ATGCCGCTCCTTGAGGCCGCCGGGATCTCCAAGGTCTTCGGCAAGCTCACGGCGTTAGACAGTGCCGCGCTCACGGTGGGCGAAAACGAGTTTCATGGCCTGATCGGACCGAACGGTTCGGGCAAGAGCACGTTGATGAAATGTTTGGCTGGTGCGGAAGTGCCGACGCACGGCAAGGTGACTTTCATCAACACTGACGTCACCGCGTTCACGCCGACCGAGCGTGCGCGGGCGGGCATGAGCCTGAAGTTCCAGATCACCTCGGTGTTACCGACGCTCACCCTGTATGACAATATCCTGCTGGCCATGCAGGCTCAGTCATCGGTGCTTGATCTGGTGTTCTCGCGCAGTCGCGGGCGGTTGCACGACCACGTCATGACGATGCTGGCCCAATTCCGTCTCGCCCATCGCGCCTTTGACGCAGCCGCAGCGCTATCGCACGGCCAGCAGCAATGGCTGGAGATCGCGATGGCACTCGCAGGTCGTCCGCGCCTCCTGCTCTTGGACGAGCCGACCGGTGGCATGAGCCTCGAGGAGCGGCGCGCCACGGGTGAACTGCTGCAACCAATTAAACAGCATTGCTCGCTCGTGATCGTCGAGCACGACCTGGATTTCATTCGCGACATCTGCGACCGCCTCACGGTCCTTGATCAGGGTAAGGTCCTGGCGTCAGGGACGGTAGCGCAAATCCAAGCGAACAGAAGCGTTCAGGAGATTTATCTGCACCGTGCCTGA
- a CDS encoding branched-chain amino acid ABC transporter permease, producing MDTLLIAVFEILSFGAIVVLVVLGLGIIASMMGIFNFAQGEFVLLGAYITYLVHSIGLPVALGMLAAPIAVGALGFVLEKLVVRRFYTAPIVAMLGTYALGLIIREVVRGLTGGLYLSVPEPIGGSITIGTLHFATWRCVIVVITMLVMAASHALLAYTSFGLQIRASLENPSLARASGISTGAIYSVTFAFGAALAGLAGAMIVPVFSLFADLGIRFLIQGFVAVMVGGVGSFAGPVAGASVIGTLSAALPWLMSPVVADVLIFVLAIIFIKFRPQGLVSGRGV from the coding sequence ATGGACACGCTGCTTATCGCCGTATTCGAGATTTTGAGCTTCGGCGCGATCGTGGTGCTGGTCGTGCTCGGTCTCGGCATCATAGCCAGCATGATGGGCATCTTCAACTTCGCGCAAGGCGAGTTCGTCTTGCTCGGCGCCTACATCACGTACCTCGTACACAGCATCGGTCTGCCGGTCGCGCTCGGCATGCTGGCCGCGCCCATTGCGGTCGGCGCGCTCGGGTTCGTGCTGGAAAAGCTCGTCGTGCGACGGTTCTACACCGCGCCGATCGTCGCCATGCTCGGCACCTACGCGCTCGGGCTGATCATTCGCGAGGTCGTGCGCGGCCTCACGGGCGGCCTCTATCTCTCGGTGCCGGAACCGATCGGAGGCTCTATCACAATCGGCACCCTGCATTTCGCCACGTGGCGCTGCGTCATCGTCGTCATCACCATGTTGGTGATGGCTGCGAGCCATGCGCTGCTCGCCTACACGTCCTTCGGCCTGCAGATCCGCGCCTCGCTGGAGAACCCGTCGCTGGCGCGCGCCTCTGGCATTTCCACCGGCGCGATCTACAGCGTCACCTTTGCGTTTGGTGCCGCGCTCGCGGGTCTCGCCGGCGCAATGATCGTGCCGGTCTTTTCGCTGTTCGCAGATCTCGGCATCCGCTTCCTCATCCAGGGCTTCGTCGCCGTGATGGTGGGCGGTGTCGGATCCTTCGCCGGCCCTGTCGCTGGCGCCAGCGTCATTGGCACTCTCAGTGCCGCGCTGCCCTGGCTGATGTCGCCCGTGGTCGCCGACGTTCTGATTTTCGTGCTCGCCATCATTTTCATCAAGTTCCGGCCTCAGGGCCTCGTTTCCGGAAGAGGGGTTTAA
- a CDS encoding ABC transporter ATP-binding protein yields the protein MPEFLDIKNLDAGYGRCQVLFGVNIAIPARGGVAVLGRNGAGKSTLMKAIVGELPTWSGKVHFDGRDIDRRRTEERVRAGIGYVPQEHAVFARLSVRENLAVGSIFRADASAVERVMAMFPKLGQRLHQPAGTLSGGERKMLAIGRAMLGNPKLLLLDEPTEGVWIGVIEELTERLSELAREIAVIIVEQHLDLAIRVAGQAYVLDRGRVALSGPSQQLREDPRLLTYLAP from the coding sequence GTGCCTGAATTCCTCGATATCAAGAATCTCGATGCGGGCTATGGACGCTGCCAGGTCCTGTTTGGCGTCAACATAGCCATTCCCGCGCGCGGAGGTGTGGCCGTCCTCGGCCGAAACGGCGCCGGAAAAAGCACGCTCATGAAGGCCATCGTCGGCGAACTGCCGACCTGGAGCGGCAAGGTACATTTCGACGGCCGCGACATCGATCGCCGCCGGACAGAAGAGCGGGTACGTGCCGGCATCGGCTACGTGCCGCAAGAACATGCGGTATTCGCGCGCCTCTCAGTGCGCGAGAATCTCGCGGTCGGGTCGATTTTCCGGGCAGATGCTTCGGCCGTTGAGCGCGTCATGGCGATGTTTCCGAAACTCGGGCAGCGGCTGCATCAGCCGGCCGGAACGCTCTCTGGCGGCGAGCGCAAGATGCTGGCGATCGGCCGCGCGATGCTGGGAAACCCAAAGCTGCTGCTGTTGGATGAGCCGACCGAGGGGGTCTGGATCGGCGTTATCGAGGAACTCACAGAGCGCTTGAGCGAGCTTGCGAGAGAGATCGCGGTCATCATCGTCGAGCAACACCTCGACCTCGCAATACGTGTAGCTGGCCAGGCTTATGTGCTCGATCGCGGTCGTGTCGCGCTGTCGGGTCCGTCACAGCAGTTGCGCGAGGACCCGCGACTTTTGACGTATCTGGCGCCTTAG
- a CDS encoding acyl-homoserine-lactone synthase, producing the protein MIQLITESSYSAFSCTLASMYKLRYRVFKQRLEWSVQTSGDMEMDDFDALHPAYLVHTSLEGHVEGSVRLLPTMGPTMVRDTFPMVLGGLPAPADPLVWESSRFAVDASSHAPKGEHGLAKSTYELFAGMIEFGLSRRLNNIITVTDVRMERILKRAGWPLCRIAAPCNIGNTLAVAGHLEISAGALQRVRAAGGLDGLVLWTPVLLDAA; encoded by the coding sequence ATGATTCAGCTTATTACGGAGTCATCTTACAGCGCGTTTTCCTGCACCTTAGCATCCATGTATAAGTTGCGCTATCGCGTTTTTAAGCAACGGTTGGAATGGAGCGTTCAGACCAGCGGCGACATGGAAATGGATGATTTCGATGCGCTGCATCCGGCCTACTTGGTCCATACGTCGCTTGAGGGCCATGTGGAAGGTTCGGTTCGCCTTTTGCCGACCATGGGGCCGACGATGGTGCGCGATACGTTTCCGATGGTACTTGGGGGGCTTCCTGCTCCAGCAGACCCGTTGGTGTGGGAGAGCAGTCGGTTCGCAGTGGATGCCTCTTCCCATGCTCCGAAGGGCGAACATGGGCTCGCCAAGTCGACCTACGAGCTTTTCGCAGGGATGATCGAATTCGGGCTGTCGAGACGACTTAACAACATCATCACGGTTACCGACGTCCGGATGGAGAGAATCCTGAAACGCGCAGGCTGGCCGCTCTGCCGTATCGCCGCACCCTGCAACATCGGAAACACTCTCGCGGTGGCAGGACATCTGGAAATCTCGGCGGGAGCTCTTCAGAGGGTACGTGCTGCGGGCGGTCTGGATGGGCTGGTTCTCTGGACGCCAGTCTTGCTGGACGCAGCCTAA
- the trbF gene encoding conjugal transfer protein TrbF, with translation MFKRSSVHYGRTPEPITPYQRAAQVWDNRIGSARLQAKNWRLMAFGCLFLSAGFASALIWQSAQGTVTPWIVEVDHLGEARTIAPANAAYEASDPQIAFHLARFVEHVRGLPLDAIVLRQDWLRAYDFTTDRGAGALNDYARNNDPFAKVGKTQVAVEVSSVIRASMDSFRLTWIERHYENGQLAATERWSAILSIVVEPPRDIERLRKNPLGIYVNAINWSKEFGS, from the coding sequence ATGTTCAAACGATCGTCTGTCCACTATGGCCGCACGCCCGAGCCGATCACCCCCTATCAGAGGGCAGCCCAGGTCTGGGACAATCGTATTGGCTCGGCACGCCTGCAGGCCAAGAATTGGCGCTTAATGGCGTTTGGCTGTCTGTTCTTGAGCGCGGGATTTGCGAGTGCCCTCATCTGGCAGTCGGCGCAGGGAACGGTTACGCCCTGGATTGTCGAAGTTGATCATCTGGGCGAGGCAAGAACCATAGCTCCCGCAAATGCCGCCTACGAGGCGAGCGATCCGCAGATTGCCTTCCATCTTGCGCGTTTTGTCGAGCATGTGCGCGGGCTTCCGTTGGACGCCATCGTGCTGCGCCAGGATTGGCTGCGTGCATACGACTTCACGACCGACCGTGGCGCCGGCGCGCTGAATGACTACGCCCGCAACAACGATCCCTTCGCCAAGGTCGGGAAAACGCAAGTTGCCGTCGAGGTCTCGAGCGTTATACGAGCCTCGATGGACAGCTTCCGCTTAACCTGGATCGAGCGGCATTACGAGAACGGACAGTTAGCGGCGACCGAGCGGTGGAGTGCGATCCTCTCGATCGTCGTTGAACCGCCCCGCGATATCGAGCGGCTGCGCAAGAACCCGCTCGGCATTTATGTCAACGCGATCAACTGGTCGAAGGAGTTCGGATCGTGA
- a CDS encoding TrbI/VirB10 family protein — protein sequence MSNTSGDAGGHEAARADAPADIAGSLRLRPEPPRVLRLSRKALFAGTGLALAVVSVATLWALQRPEKLKPTPEELYSTDHHTTADQLSTLPKDYAGIPHGVPKLGPPLPGDLGRPILAAQAQTQSGSLAVDAEQQRVNQETEAARTSKVFATTNVRALAATTPFSETPASPTASSDEPFAQNGQDRKLAFVNAAIDRRTTSPDRLVKPASPFVVQAGTVIPAALITGIRSDLPGQITAQVTESVFDTPTGRARLIPQGARLIGIYDSQVAFGQSRVLLVWTRLIMPNGRSIVLERQPGADAAGYAGLEDEVDNHWKELLGAAALSTLLAVGTEVNSGADANSSNSDIIAALRRGAGDSVNQAGQQIVRRNLNIQPTLTIRPGFPVRVIVNRDLVLEPYRG from the coding sequence GTGAGCAACACAAGCGGAGATGCCGGGGGGCATGAGGCGGCACGCGCAGATGCACCTGCGGACATTGCCGGGTCCCTGCGGCTGCGACCCGAACCGCCGCGCGTATTGCGCCTCTCCCGAAAGGCACTATTTGCTGGCACTGGTCTAGCTTTGGCCGTGGTCTCCGTTGCGACCCTATGGGCGCTGCAGAGACCTGAAAAGCTTAAGCCCACGCCTGAGGAGCTCTATTCGACGGACCACCACACGACTGCGGATCAACTTTCGACCTTGCCCAAGGACTATGCCGGAATACCTCACGGTGTGCCAAAGCTCGGACCGCCCTTGCCCGGCGATTTGGGGCGACCGATCCTCGCAGCCCAAGCCCAAACGCAATCCGGCTCGCTCGCAGTCGACGCTGAACAGCAGCGCGTCAATCAGGAAACGGAGGCGGCGCGCACCAGCAAGGTGTTTGCCACGACTAACGTGCGCGCATTGGCGGCTACAACACCATTTAGCGAGACGCCTGCGAGCCCGACGGCGTCTTCCGATGAACCATTTGCGCAGAATGGGCAGGATCGCAAGCTTGCCTTCGTCAATGCGGCCATAGATCGGCGTACCACAAGCCCCGATCGACTGGTCAAGCCAGCATCGCCCTTCGTGGTCCAAGCAGGAACGGTCATTCCGGCTGCTCTCATCACCGGTATCCGGTCTGATCTACCCGGCCAGATCACAGCGCAAGTGACCGAAAGCGTCTTCGATACTCCGACCGGCAGGGCTCGGCTGATCCCCCAAGGCGCGCGACTGATCGGGATCTACGATAGCCAGGTCGCGTTCGGGCAGTCGCGCGTGCTGCTCGTCTGGACGCGTCTGATCATGCCCAATGGACGTTCCATCGTGCTCGAACGCCAGCCAGGCGCGGATGCAGCTGGCTACGCCGGCCTCGAGGACGAGGTGGACAATCATTGGAAGGAACTCTTGGGGGCCGCGGCATTATCGACGTTGCTCGCGGTCGGGACCGAGGTCAACTCCGGGGCAGACGCCAATAGCTCCAACAGTGACATCATTGCGGCGCTGCGCCGTGGAGCAGGGGACTCCGTCAATCAGGCCGGACAACAGATTGTTCGGCGCAACCTCAACATTCAGCCAACCTTGACCATTCGGCCGGGATTCCCGGTGAGGGTCATTGTCAACCGCGATCTCGTGCTCGAGCCATACAGAGGATGA
- a CDS encoding branched-chain amino acid ABC transporter permease: protein MVLLSVASVAPLFLQDYITVYATRVLIMCLFALSFDMVWGYAGILSLGQSLFFGMAGYGVALLSRDLGIGSIFVVVPAGALIGLVAALLLAGFLLLGRHPSSIVFVSLGTMTGAYAADRLARGSHYLGGQNGIPSIQSMTIGQYELNEGPAFYYLALAFLTLIYLVSRFLLRSQFGLALAGLRENEQRIAFLGYKVQHLKAIIFAISGAIAGVAGSLYAFHEGFVWTNMLGVVMSTQAVLYVLFGGSGTLIGAVIGTAIVEGLSFWLSDNYRDIWPIVLGGLLLLVILFRPLGLISLVLGERERVGSFGPSSREKRNAAP, encoded by the coding sequence ATGGTGCTGCTGAGCGTTGCTTCAGTCGCGCCGCTGTTTCTGCAGGACTACATCACAGTCTATGCGACACGAGTGCTTATTATGTGCCTCTTCGCGTTGTCGTTCGACATGGTGTGGGGCTATGCCGGGATCTTGAGCTTAGGTCAGTCCTTGTTCTTCGGCATGGCCGGGTATGGCGTGGCCCTGCTTTCTCGGGATCTTGGCATAGGATCGATTTTCGTCGTCGTTCCGGCCGGGGCCCTGATAGGTTTGGTGGCTGCATTGTTGCTGGCAGGTTTCCTGCTGCTTGGTCGTCACCCATCCAGCATTGTTTTCGTCTCGCTTGGCACCATGACCGGGGCTTACGCGGCCGACCGACTGGCGCGAGGTTCTCATTACCTTGGTGGTCAGAATGGAATCCCTTCGATCCAATCGATGACCATTGGACAGTACGAATTGAACGAGGGGCCCGCTTTTTACTACTTGGCACTGGCTTTTCTAACTCTGATTTACCTCGTGTCTCGCTTTCTATTGCGCTCGCAATTCGGCCTCGCGCTGGCGGGACTACGGGAGAACGAACAGCGCATCGCATTTTTAGGGTACAAGGTGCAACACCTGAAGGCGATCATATTCGCAATCAGCGGCGCAATCGCCGGCGTTGCCGGCAGCCTTTATGCATTCCATGAGGGGTTCGTCTGGACCAACATGCTGGGCGTGGTCATGTCGACCCAAGCCGTGCTCTACGTGTTGTTCGGCGGCTCCGGGACGTTGATTGGCGCGGTCATTGGCACAGCGATCGTCGAAGGCCTCAGCTTTTGGCTCTCCGACAATTATCGCGATATCTGGCCGATCGTCCTCGGGGGCCTGTTGCTACTCGTCATTCTGTTTCGACCGCTCGGCCTGATCAGCCTCGTGCTTGGCGAGCGGGAGCGTGTCGGCAGCTTCGGCCCGAGCTCCAGGGAGAAACGCAATGCCGCTCCTTGA
- a CDS encoding DUF2274 domain-containing protein has product MTKLKIGAIADDKPVRIAIDLPAAVHRDLMSYAEILSRETGQKISDPNKLIASMVARFMATDRAFAKARKRLHARDDEG; this is encoded by the coding sequence ATGACCAAACTGAAGATTGGAGCGATTGCAGATGACAAGCCCGTCCGCATCGCCATCGACTTGCCCGCCGCCGTGCATCGCGATCTGATGTCCTACGCGGAAATTCTCTCCCGTGAAACCGGCCAGAAGATCAGCGATCCGAACAAACTGATCGCGTCGATGGTGGCACGCTTTATGGCAACGGACCGGGCGTTTGCGAAGGCTCGAAAGCGGCTTCACGCCAGAGATGACGAAGGGTAG